The genomic DNA GGATCTTTTTCCTCTCGAACAGCTGTTAGGTTGCGCCATGTATCAGTAAGATTGCTGGCTTTCTAAaggctttgtttgtttgttttgccttttttctacgtttcttagcagatcgttatgcACTTTGGGGGCGTTTTTCTGTTTTGCCTTGATTtgtttcactcgttcttctgacttctgcaGCGTTtattggtttgtggccatgagATTGGTTGGAGGTCTCAAATTTTAGGAATACTAAGAGGGGGTCCCTGATAATGTTTAATGCAGCAAGTATAGGGGTCCTCCAATTTTTTTAGATAGTAGATAATTTCTCATCAGTCCCccaaccctccccccccccccccccaacaagtTTTTGTGAACGCTCCCTAACAACATACCCATGTAGAGATGAGCTTTCATCCTCTTGTAGTACACGTTGGCATTTAATTTATCATCTTCGCAGTTCATTTTTAGTGCTCTGGTGTACAAGTTAACCGCCTTGCTAAATTCTTTTTCCTTGCATGCGTTGTCACCCAGATCCTTGTAGATCATAGCCAATGCTAATTAAAGATCAGAACATTGAAGAAGTAAGTTTATCAACTAACCAAATAGAACTTCTCAAAGACCAGCTCCCTTCGCAAAATTAATTAAGTTGCTTAATTGAAAGCTTGTCCATAGATTGTCGCTTTTTTCCTAGCTTAAAGTAGATACTTGTGGCAAAGTTGATTcagcaaataaacaaacaaattcgaACTAAATGGCTAGGTATAATAATATCAACAAAGTACGTTGAAAGCAACTACAAACAGCCAAGACGGCTGATCATTTTGAGCCCATGGTTGGCCAGTTTTTTGTTCGTGGGGGACCTGTTCTGATAAAGGAAGCCGCTCACGTGAACAGGCGGCAACAAtacttttcttgtcaaaataGGTAACAAAATGGTAATAAAGGCACTTGTGAAATGACACgggaaatgaccaaatttacaactgtattttCACTAATTCTTTTAGAGAAGACTTCGCCCGCATTCtacaacgtgaacaagatggaacgATCATAAATTGCCAACGATGGCGCCAAGTTGTATTTTGAAGCGACCTTTTCGTTGACGTTGTCGTTATCTTTGCAGACTCCATAATGTCATAGAGACTGCTTCTAACGCAAGAGATTGTGAGCAGTAATCGATGAGCAATGCCAAATTGGGAAATTGCCATCGCCTGACTGGTCTGGAAAGGTACGGACTTCAGAGTAATTTTGAACCTTTAATTTTACAAACCCCATAGCAAAGTTGTTAAAGAtaaccaccccctcccccctcctttccTTTCTTGATACCTCTTCTTCTGTCAAAGTCCACTTCTTGCTTTGCTATTTCTCCACCTTCAGCCATGAATGACGAGGACGTAAAATAATTAAGTCTGGAAGCAAAAAAGGAAAGATTGTTCAATTTCGTAAAGACTGATTTAAAGAAATATCTAAAAATAGAGCTTGCGTCAGGAGTTCACCAAGGGAAGCcactatctccactaattccttgagttaACCCTTTCCTGAGTAAacttatttttaggaacaggtttttcccgcgaaaaggatcacatttcccttgacgctgagatagctctattttgattggcttttgcAACAGtaggcgtgctgaatctcccaagggaggcgttctataaataaatctcgGGCTACGCGGGAAAGGTACAacgaagggttacgttttttcaaacgttgaccgtgtagcacttacatgtCAACAGACTTATCTACtacagtgtaatgtgaagtgctacttttctacccatatgaaccatgtgagctaTGCATGTGCGTGCGTGCATGTGAGCCACGTGATCCATGTATGCTAAT from Montipora foliosa isolate CH-2021 chromosome 7, ASM3666993v2, whole genome shotgun sequence includes the following:
- the LOC138009983 gene encoding tetratricopeptide repeat protein 4-like — protein: MAEGGEIAKQEVDFDRRRALAMIYKDLGDNACKEKEFSKAVNLYTRALKMNCEDDKLNANVYYKRMKAHLYMGNKRGAITDAKSAFRLKPDFMKGIERSKLYYRLHLEDEESNCSETFLLYRWLN